One region of Blattabacterium cuenoti genomic DNA includes:
- the obgE gene encoding GTPase ObgE: MKNSFIDVIKIYCKSGDGGSGCIHFYRDKYIIKGVPDGGKGGKGGDIIIKGNSHINTLLHLKYKKHWIAKSGSPGKGNNITGANGKNLLIEVPLGTVIKNEEKNIITEITKDFQNKILFKGGKGGNGNIFFKNSIRRSPYIAQSGIKTKGHWIFLELKILADVGLIGFPNAGKSTLLSVMTKAKPKIGNYSFTTTKPQLGVVKMDYNSFLIADIPGIIKDASKGVGLGYFFLRHIERNSILLFLISSDIIDKKKQYLILLNELKKFNTKLLNKKRLVVISKSDLINNEKKNKIIKIFLNLKENILFISSFKKEGLFDLKNKLWNLLKKN, encoded by the coding sequence ATGAAAAATTCTTTTATAGATGTAATAAAAATTTATTGTAAAAGTGGAGATGGAGGTTCTGGATGTATTCATTTTTATAGAGATAAATACATAATTAAAGGAGTACCCGATGGAGGAAAAGGAGGAAAAGGTGGTGATATAATTATTAAAGGTAATTCTCATATTAATACATTACTTCATTTAAAATATAAAAAACATTGGATAGCAAAATCTGGATCTCCAGGAAAAGGAAATAATATAACTGGAGCTAATGGAAAAAATCTATTAATAGAAGTACCTTTAGGTACTGTTATTAAAAATGAAGAAAAAAATATAATAACAGAAATAACTAAAGATTTTCAAAATAAAATTTTATTTAAAGGAGGAAAAGGTGGAAATGGAAATATTTTTTTTAAAAATTCTATACGAAGATCTCCTTATATTGCACAATCTGGAATAAAAACAAAAGGTCATTGGATTTTTTTAGAATTAAAAATTTTAGCTGATGTAGGTTTAATAGGATTTCCTAATGCTGGTAAATCAACTTTACTTTCCGTTATGACTAAAGCAAAACCAAAAATAGGAAATTATTCTTTTACTACTACAAAACCACAATTAGGAGTTGTAAAAATGGATTATAATTCTTTTTTAATAGCAGATATTCCTGGAATTATAAAAGACGCTTCTAAAGGAGTAGGATTAGGATATTTTTTTTTAAGACATATAGAAAGAAATTCCATTTTATTATTTTTAATATCCTCAGATATAATAGATAAAAAAAAACAATATTTAATTTTATTAAATGAATTAAAAAAATTTAATACAAAATTATTGAATAAAAAACGTTTAGTAGTTATTTCTAAATCTGATTTAATTAATAATGAAAAAAAAAATAAAATAATAAAAATTTTTTTAAATTTAAAAGAAAATATACTTTTTATTTCTTCTTTTAAAAAAGAAGGATTATTTGATCTTAAAAATAAATTATGGAATTTACTTAAAAAAAATTAA
- the lpdA gene encoding dihydrolipoyl dehydrogenase, whose amino-acid sequence MHFDVIILGSGPGGYVASIRAAQLGMKTAIIEKDSLGGVCLNIGCIPTKSILNSAKILQSIKKNKELFNIENIKINYTKIFSKSKNAVNHIKKNLLFLMKKNNIHIIYGYAKLKKNKKIEVFKDKKSIGEYTASHIIIATGSIPRIEKKFYDRKKIITYKEAFSLSSCPNRMIIIGSGSIGLEFAYFYQSIGTKVTIIEISKNIFPSGDNDISNYLKYSFERMGIKIYNCSIIKEINIDNEKVFVSIIINSSIKQIVLETDIVFYAMGVIPNTRFLGLEEVGIQIEKEFIVIDKNYRTNIDGYYAIGDVIKTTSLAHVASHEAINCVENIKGLDCQEIDYNNVPKCVYSYPEIASIGYTEEEAKKKGFKIKIAKFPFKALGRAISDEETNGFIKVIFDAKYDEWLGCHMIGNNVTDLISEVAVARKLETTSYEMLGVIHPHPSLSESILESIAHAYGKAIHF is encoded by the coding sequence ATGCATTTTGATGTTATTATTTTAGGAAGTGGACCTGGAGGTTATGTAGCTTCTATACGTGCAGCACAACTTGGAATGAAAACAGCTATAATAGAAAAAGATTCTCTTGGTGGAGTTTGTTTAAATATAGGATGTATTCCTACTAAATCTATTTTAAATAGTGCTAAAATTTTACAATCAATTAAAAAAAATAAAGAATTATTTAATATAGAAAATATAAAAATAAATTATACTAAAATTTTTTCTAAAAGTAAAAATGCAGTAAATCATATAAAAAAGAATCTTTTATTTTTAATGAAAAAAAATAATATTCATATTATTTATGGATATGCAAAATTAAAAAAAAATAAAAAGATTGAAGTTTTTAAAGATAAAAAAAGTATAGGAGAATATACAGCTTCACACATTATTATTGCTACTGGATCTATTCCTAGAATAGAAAAAAAATTTTATGATAGAAAAAAAATTATAACATATAAAGAAGCTTTTTCATTGTCTTCATGTCCAAATAGAATGATAATAATAGGTTCTGGTTCTATAGGATTAGAATTTGCTTATTTTTATCAGTCTATAGGAACAAAAGTAACTATTATAGAAATATCTAAAAATATTTTTCCAAGTGGAGATAATGATATTTCCAATTATTTAAAATATTCTTTTGAAAGAATGGGAATAAAAATTTATAATTGTTCTATTATAAAAGAAATAAATATTGATAATGAAAAAGTTTTTGTTAGTATAATAATAAATTCATCAATAAAACAAATAGTTTTAGAAACAGATATAGTATTTTATGCTATGGGAGTAATTCCAAATACTCGTTTTTTAGGATTAGAAGAAGTTGGAATTCAAATTGAAAAAGAATTTATAGTTATAGATAAAAATTATCGTACTAATATAGATGGATATTATGCTATTGGAGATGTAATAAAAACTACATCTCTAGCTCATGTAGCTTCACATGAAGCTATAAATTGTGTAGAAAATATAAAAGGATTAGATTGTCAAGAAATAGATTATAATAATGTTCCAAAATGTGTTTATTCATATCCTGAAATAGCTTCTATTGGTTATACAGAAGAAGAAGCTAAAAAAAAAGGATTTAAAATTAAAATAGCTAAATTTCCATTTAAAGCTCTTGGAAGAGCTATTTCTGATGAAGAAACTAATGGATTTATAAAAGTTATTTTTGATGCTAAATATGATGAATGGTTAGGATGTCATATGATAGGAAATAATGTTACTGATTTAATTTCAGAAGTAGCAGTTGCTAGAAAATTAGAAACAACTAGTTATGAAATGTTAGGTGTTATACACCCTCATCCTTCATTAAGTGAATCTATTTTAGAATCTATAGCTCATGCTTATGGTAAAGCTATTCATTTTTAA
- a CDS encoding RNA recognition motif domain-containing protein: MDNTKLYVGNLSYDMTEQELKKHFESIGEVTHAKIIFDETTSNKRSKGFGFIEMSNEENAKQAIEKLNGTEFMGRNIIVSAARPRTKRDY, encoded by the coding sequence ATGGACAATACGAAATTATACGTAGGTAATTTATCTTATGATATGACAGAACAAGAATTAAAAAAACATTTTGAATCTATAGGAGAAGTTACTCATGCTAAAATAATATTTGATGAAACTACATCAAATAAAAGAAGTAAAGGTTTTGGTTTTATAGAAATGTCTAATGAGGAAAATGCTAAACAGGCTATTGAAAAATTAAATGGGACAGAATTTATGGGTAGAAATATTATAGTTTCTGCAGCTAGACCAAGAACAAAAAGAGACTATTAA
- a CDS encoding tetratricopeptide repeat protein — protein MNFRIILIIIIITFFEGCFIFSEKKYFLEKNDKKTEKSLFESGKRYYLSSLNFDLDQNNTTIAVNKLNQFIKDYPNSLMTKEAYKYLNNLLMKIEIKNYYIAESYFLMQRYKVSLIYFQDFLNTFPKSFFKEKVLYKICYANYKLFRKYDFFKSYEKYIKNFSNLSYNAKKLKVLYKKLLINNKKLLINNKKLLINNKKLLINNKKLLINNKKL, from the coding sequence GTGAATTTTAGAATTATTTTAATAATAATAATAATTACCTTTTTTGAGGGTTGTTTTATTTTTTCTGAAAAAAAATATTTTTTAGAAAAAAATGATAAAAAAACTGAAAAATCTTTATTTGAAAGTGGAAAACGTTATTATCTTTCTTCTTTAAATTTTGATTTAGATCAAAATAATACTACTATTGCGGTTAATAAATTAAATCAATTTATTAAAGACTATCCTAATAGTTTAATGACAAAAGAAGCTTATAAATATCTTAATAATTTATTAATGAAAATAGAAATAAAAAATTATTATATAGCTGAGTCTTATTTTTTAATGCAAAGATATAAAGTTTCTTTAATTTATTTTCAAGATTTTTTAAATACTTTTCCAAAAAGTTTTTTTAAAGAAAAAGTTTTATATAAAATTTGTTATGCAAATTATAAACTTTTTAGAAAATATGATTTTTTTAAATCATATGAAAAGTATATTAAGAATTTTTCAAATTTATCATATAATGCAAAAAAATTAAAAGTTTTATATAAAAAGCTATTAATAAATAATAAAAAATTGTTAATAAATAATAAAAAATTATTAATAAATAATAAAAAATTATTAATAAATAATAAAAAATTATTAATAAATAATAAAAAATTATGA
- the fsa gene encoding fructose-6-phosphate aldolase: MKFFIDTANLEELYKAKSLGLLNGVTTNPSLISKESIFSKKEIENHYISICNLLENEEDLSAEVISTNYDDIIKEGKKLSFLHSKIVVKIPINEDGIKAIKYFYKKKIKTNCTLIFSTGQAILAAKAGANYVSPFMGRLDDISHNGLNLIKEIKNIYDKYSFNTKILAASIRSPLHIIECAKIGIYAITSPLNVILSLFNHPLTNIGLEKFLKDYKNKIH, translated from the coding sequence ATGAAATTTTTTATAGATACAGCTAATTTAGAAGAGCTTTATAAAGCTAAATCGTTAGGATTATTAAATGGAGTAACGACTAATCCATCTTTAATATCAAAAGAATCTATTTTTTCTAAAAAAGAAATAGAAAATCATTATATATCTATATGTAATTTATTAGAAAATGAAGAAGATTTAAGTGCAGAGGTAATTAGTACTAATTATGATGATATTATAAAAGAAGGAAAAAAACTATCTTTTTTACATTCAAAAATTGTAGTAAAAATACCTATAAATGAGGATGGAATAAAAGCTATTAAATATTTTTATAAAAAAAAAATTAAAACTAATTGTACACTTATTTTTTCTACAGGACAAGCTATTTTAGCAGCTAAAGCTGGAGCTAATTATGTATCTCCTTTTATGGGAAGATTAGATGATATATCTCATAATGGATTAAATTTAATAAAAGAAATTAAAAATATTTATGATAAATATTCCTTTAATACTAAAATATTAGCTGCTTCTATACGTTCTCCTTTACATATTATAGAATGTGCTAAAATAGGTATTTATGCAATTACTTCTCCTTTAAATGTTATTCTTTCTTTATTTAATCATCCTTTAACAAATATTGGATTAGAAAAATTTTTAAAAGATTATAAAAATAAAATACATTAA
- a CDS encoding CTP synthase yields MESKYIFVTGGVTSSLGKGIVSASLGMLLKSRGYKVSILKLDPYFNIDPGTLNPYEHGECFVTKDGAETDLDLGHYERFLNQSTTRENNVTSGIIYKTVIDNERKGNYLGKTVQVIPHITNEIKRRIKILGESKIYDIIITEIGGTVGDIESLPYIESVRQMKWELGKFNGLVIHLTLLPYITVTGEIKTKPTQHSVRNLMENGIQADIIVCRTEKHISKNIRQKLALFCNVKPIHVIESIDSKIIYEIPYLLHLQNFDKVVLNHLKLSTIISPNLKKWKIFIKKYKNPKYEVKIALVGKYVSLHDSYKSITEALIHAGTENKIYVNIKWIYSEMIKKENIKKYFKGISGILIAPGFGYRGIEGKILAAKYARENKIPFLGICLGMQIAVIEFARNVLGLKKAESFETNPHTSHPVICLMERQKKIINKGGTMRLGNWKCSFIEGSKIFSIYRKKEVFERHRHRYEFNNNYLECFSKAGMKAVGINPDTGLVEALELDNHIFFLGVQYHPEYKSRITNPHPLFTYFIKISKIYKSFDIQNSSYI; encoded by the coding sequence ATGGAATCAAAATATATTTTTGTTACAGGAGGAGTAACTTCATCTTTAGGAAAAGGAATTGTTTCTGCTTCATTAGGAATGTTATTAAAATCAAGAGGATATAAGGTTTCAATATTAAAATTAGATCCTTATTTTAATATAGATCCAGGAACTTTAAATCCATATGAACATGGAGAATGTTTTGTAACTAAAGATGGAGCAGAAACTGATTTAGATTTAGGTCATTATGAACGTTTTTTAAATCAATCCACAACTAGAGAAAATAACGTTACATCTGGTATAATTTATAAAACAGTTATAGATAATGAAAGAAAAGGAAATTATTTAGGAAAAACTGTACAAGTTATACCTCATATAACTAATGAAATTAAAAGACGTATTAAAATACTTGGAGAATCCAAAATTTATGATATTATTATTACAGAAATAGGAGGTACAGTAGGAGATATAGAAAGTTTACCATATATAGAATCAGTTCGTCAAATGAAATGGGAATTAGGTAAATTTAATGGATTAGTTATTCATTTAACATTACTTCCATATATTACAGTTACTGGAGAAATAAAAACAAAACCAACACAACATTCTGTTCGTAATTTAATGGAAAATGGAATACAAGCAGATATTATTGTATGTAGAACAGAAAAACATATATCTAAAAATATTAGACAAAAATTAGCATTATTTTGTAATGTAAAACCAATACATGTAATAGAATCAATAGATTCTAAAATTATATATGAAATTCCTTACTTATTACATTTACAAAATTTTGATAAAGTAGTATTAAATCATTTAAAATTATCTACTATTATTAGTCCAAATTTAAAAAAATGGAAAATATTTATAAAAAAATATAAAAATCCAAAATATGAAGTTAAAATAGCATTAGTAGGAAAATATGTTTCTTTACATGATTCTTATAAATCTATAACAGAAGCTTTAATTCATGCTGGTACTGAAAATAAAATTTATGTTAATATAAAATGGATCTATTCTGAAATGATAAAAAAAGAAAATATAAAAAAATATTTTAAAGGAATTTCAGGAATTTTAATAGCACCAGGATTTGGTTATAGGGGAATTGAAGGTAAAATACTTGCTGCAAAATATGCTAGAGAAAATAAAATTCCTTTTTTAGGAATATGTTTAGGAATGCAAATTGCTGTAATAGAATTTGCTAGAAATGTTTTAGGTTTAAAAAAAGCTGAAAGTTTTGAAACCAATCCTCATACTTCTCATCCAGTTATATGTTTAATGGAAAGACAAAAAAAAATAATTAATAAAGGAGGAACTATGCGTTTAGGAAATTGGAAATGTTCTTTTATTGAAGGATCAAAAATTTTTTCTATTTATAGAAAAAAAGAAGTCTTTGAAAGACATCGTCATAGATATGAATTTAATAATAATTATTTAGAATGTTTTTCTAAAGCTGGAATGAAAGCTGTAGGAATAAACCCAGATACTGGTTTAGTAGAAGCTTTAGAATTAGATAATCATATATTTTTCTTAGGAGTTCAATATCATCCGGAATATAAAAGTAGGATAACTAATCCACATCCTTTATTTACGTATTTTATAAAAATTTCTAAAATTTATAAATCTTTTGACATTCAGAATTCTTCTTATATATGA
- the dapA gene encoding 4-hydroxy-tetrahydrodipicolinate synthase yields the protein MKKLYGTGVALVTPFKKDKKIDFNGLENLVKYVIDNGVNYLVALGTTAETATLKKEEQQDIIKCIQSSNYKKLPLILGIGGNNTENVINKINSIKNLSDFYAILSVSPYYNIPSQNGIYEHFKSIVNYTEAHIIIYNVPKRTGSNILPDTVLQLAHNFKNIIGIKEASGNILQSYKILEKKPKNFSVISGDDFITLPVILGGGEGVISVIAQGFPDKISKMVSLSMENNAKKAFSIFYKIKKIIDLIYEEGNPTGIKTLLDIKGICKPYVRLPLLIATDSLKRKMQFFLKKLINNKYV from the coding sequence ATGAAAAAATTATATGGAACAGGTGTAGCGTTAGTTACTCCTTTTAAAAAGGATAAAAAAATTGATTTTAATGGACTTGAAAATCTTGTGAAATATGTTATAGATAATGGAGTAAATTATTTAGTAGCATTAGGAACAACAGCAGAAACTGCTACTTTAAAAAAAGAAGAACAACAAGATATTATTAAATGTATTCAATCATCAAATTATAAAAAACTTCCTTTAATATTAGGAATAGGTGGGAATAATACAGAAAATGTAATAAATAAAATAAATAGCATAAAAAATTTATCAGATTTTTATGCTATCCTTTCAGTTTCTCCTTATTATAATATACCATCTCAAAATGGAATATATGAACATTTTAAATCTATAGTTAATTATACAGAAGCTCATATTATTATTTATAATGTTCCTAAAAGAACAGGATCTAATATTTTACCAGATACTGTTTTACAATTAGCTCATAATTTTAAAAATATAATAGGAATAAAGGAAGCTTCTGGAAATATTTTACAATCTTATAAAATACTTGAAAAAAAACCAAAAAATTTTAGTGTAATATCAGGGGATGATTTTATTACTTTACCTGTTATATTAGGAGGAGGTGAAGGGGTTATTTCTGTTATAGCTCAAGGATTTCCTGATAAAATTTCAAAAATGGTATCATTATCAATGGAAAATAATGCAAAAAAAGCTTTTTCTATTTTTTATAAAATAAAAAAAATTATAGATTTAATCTATGAAGAAGGTAATCCAACAGGAATAAAAACTCTTTTAGATATAAAAGGAATATGTAAACCATATGTCAGATTACCTTTATTAATTGCAACTGATTCTTTAAAAAGAAAAATGCAATTTTTTTTAAAAAAATTAATTAATAATAAATATGTTTAA
- the pncB gene encoding nicotinate phosphoribosyltransferase codes for MNNFSIISSLLDNDFYKFTMQNAVIKLFPFAKAKYEFINRGKHFFPKNFDKILKENLNKMAYLKLSKEERVFLEKNCPYLDSSYLDFLNKYRYNPKEVNIYQKGKNIKMNIEGLWSSTILWEVPLMAIISELYYKLTGIKPISDKKIIILTKNKIKKYKKLQVKIGEYGTRRRYSYQVHKLVLKILKKEGYPFFIGSSNVHFSHIFSIKPIGTQGHEWIMFHAAKYGFNIADRIAMENWLHIYNGNLGIALSDTFTSPIFFKNFNKKLSNIFKGVRHDSGNPISFIKETIKHYKKFKINPIKKKIIFSDNLNPYKVAYISSFCKKKIIPFFGIGSNFTNDIGYPSMNIVIKMVKALPEKKWISVIKLSNVKEKNTGKKNVIFLAKKILHI; via the coding sequence ATGAATAATTTCTCTATTATATCATCATTATTAGATAATGATTTTTATAAATTTACTATGCAAAATGCTGTTATTAAATTATTTCCATTCGCAAAAGCTAAATATGAGTTTATAAATAGAGGAAAACATTTTTTTCCAAAAAATTTTGATAAAATATTGAAAGAAAATCTTAATAAAATGGCATATTTAAAACTTTCAAAGGAAGAAAGAGTTTTTTTAGAAAAAAATTGTCCTTATTTAGATTCTTCTTATTTAGACTTTCTAAATAAATATAGATATAATCCAAAAGAAGTAAACATATATCAAAAAGGAAAAAATATAAAAATGAATATAGAAGGATTATGGAGTAGTACTATTTTATGGGAAGTTCCTTTAATGGCTATTATATCTGAATTATATTATAAGTTAACAGGAATTAAACCAATATCAGATAAAAAAATTATAATTCTTACTAAGAATAAAATAAAAAAATATAAAAAATTACAAGTTAAAATTGGAGAATATGGAACAAGAAGAAGATATTCTTATCAAGTACATAAACTAGTATTAAAAATTTTAAAAAAAGAAGGATATCCATTTTTTATAGGAAGTAGTAATGTTCATTTTTCTCATATTTTTTCAATAAAACCTATTGGAACTCAAGGTCATGAATGGATTATGTTTCATGCAGCTAAATATGGATTTAATATAGCAGATCGTATAGCTATGGAAAATTGGTTACATATTTATAATGGAAATTTAGGAATTGCTTTATCTGATACATTTACATCTCCTATTTTTTTTAAAAATTTTAATAAAAAATTATCTAATATTTTTAAAGGAGTTAGACATGATAGTGGTAATCCTATTTCTTTTATAAAAGAAACAATAAAACATTATAAAAAATTTAAAATAAATCCTATCAAAAAAAAAATTATATTTTCTGATAATCTAAATCCATATAAAGTAGCATATATATCTTCTTTTTGCAAAAAAAAAATAATTCCTTTTTTTGGAATAGGTAGTAATTTTACTAATGATATAGGATATCCTTCTATGAATATTGTTATAAAAATGGTAAAAGCTTTACCAGAAAAAAAATGGATATCAGTAATAAAATTATCCAATGTAAAAGAAAAAAATACTGGTAAAAAAAATGTAATTTTTTTAGCAAAAAAAATTTTACATATATAA
- the clpX gene encoding ATP-dependent Clp protease ATP-binding subunit ClpX, whose product MNLLKCNFCGRKKNEITFLVSGISGHICNDCIEKTYSIIQNIFSEKKTEYNTEKKNKLTQISVKKPKEIKYFLDQYIVGQDKAKKIISVAVYNHYKRIQQFSCSNKNKEDIQIEKSNILLIGNTGTGKTLLAKSISKLLKIPFAIADATTLTEAGYVGEDVESILTRLLQSVNYNVSYAEKGIIFLDEIDKISRKSSNPSITRDVSGEGVQQALLKILEGSIVNVPPQGGRKHPDQKMIQINTENILFIAGGTFDGIEKILLDRMNQTSIGFFTTKKNDNKNHENFLENILSTDLKKFGLIPELIGRFPITTYLNPLDKTMLKKILLEPKNALIKQYKKLFNIDKISMNITNEALDIIVDKTFKLGLGARGLRIFCEKIFLDYMFDIENVDSILNIDENIVLKKI is encoded by the coding sequence ATGAATTTGTTGAAATGTAATTTTTGCGGAAGAAAAAAAAATGAAATAACTTTCCTTGTATCAGGAATTAGTGGCCATATTTGTAATGATTGTATAGAGAAAACGTATTCTATAATACAAAATATTTTTTCAGAAAAAAAAACTGAGTATAATACTGAAAAAAAAAATAAATTAACACAAATATCTGTTAAAAAACCTAAAGAAATAAAGTATTTTCTAGACCAATATATAGTAGGACAAGATAAAGCTAAAAAAATTATCTCTGTTGCTGTATATAATCATTATAAACGGATTCAACAATTTTCCTGTTCTAATAAAAATAAAGAAGATATACAAATAGAAAAATCTAATATTTTATTAATTGGAAATACAGGAACTGGAAAAACTTTACTTGCTAAAAGTATTTCAAAACTTTTAAAAATTCCTTTTGCTATAGCTGATGCTACTACTTTAACTGAAGCAGGATATGTTGGAGAAGATGTTGAATCTATTTTAACAAGATTATTACAATCTGTTAATTATAATGTAAGTTATGCTGAAAAAGGTATTATTTTTTTAGATGAAATTGATAAAATATCAAGAAAAAGTAGTAATCCTTCTATTACTAGAGATGTTTCTGGAGAAGGGGTACAACAAGCTTTACTTAAAATATTAGAAGGATCTATTGTAAATGTTCCTCCACAAGGAGGAAGAAAACATCCAGATCAAAAAATGATACAAATTAATACTGAAAATATATTATTTATAGCTGGAGGAACTTTTGATGGAATAGAAAAAATTCTATTAGATAGAATGAATCAAACTTCTATAGGATTTTTTACTACAAAAAAAAATGACAATAAAAATCATGAAAATTTTTTAGAAAATATTTTATCTACAGATTTAAAAAAATTTGGTTTAATTCCGGAACTTATAGGAAGATTTCCTATAACCACTTATTTAAATCCATTAGATAAAACTATGTTAAAAAAAATTTTATTAGAACCAAAAAATGCTTTAATAAAACAATATAAAAAATTATTTAATATAGATAAAATATCAATGAACATAACAAATGAAGCTTTAGATATAATTGTGGATAAAACATTTAAATTAGGTCTTGGTGCAAGAGGATTAAGAATTTTTTGTGAAAAAATTTTTTTAGATTATATGTTTGATATAGAAAATGTTGATTCTATTTTAAATATAGATGAAAATATTGTTTTAAAAAAAATTTAA
- a CDS encoding adenylate kinase family protein, which translates to MIHIILFGPPGCGKGTQAKIIADKFGFIHLSTGMIFRNHIKEKTNLGKIANFYIKKGLLVPDYITTNMVNREIQKYFQENGIIYDGYPRTKNQIYFLEKILNQFSLGKINIVFYFFIKNNIIINRLLKRGKISLREDDTNIITVKKRIKEYNKESSLIWNDFKKNQIYLFKLDASFSIKKISIFIEKKIHNFLKKN; encoded by the coding sequence ATGATACATATTATATTGTTTGGACCACCAGGATGTGGAAAGGGAACTCAAGCTAAAATTATAGCAGATAAATTTGGATTTATACATTTATCCACTGGAATGATATTTAGAAATCACATAAAAGAAAAAACTAATTTAGGAAAAATTGCTAATTTTTATATAAAAAAAGGTTTATTAGTTCCTGATTATATTACTACTAACATGGTAAATAGAGAAATACAAAAATATTTTCAAGAAAATGGAATTATCTATGATGGTTATCCAAGAACTAAAAATCAGATTTATTTTTTGGAAAAAATATTAAATCAATTCTCTTTAGGTAAGATAAATATAGTTTTTTATTTTTTTATTAAAAATAATATAATAATAAATAGATTATTAAAAAGAGGAAAAATTAGTTTACGAGAAGATGATACAAACATTATTACAGTTAAAAAAAGAATAAAAGAATATAATAAAGAATCTTCATTAATTTGGAATGATTTTAAAAAAAATCAAATTTATCTATTCAAATTAGATGCTTCTTTTTCTATAAAAAAAATTTCTATTTTTATAGAAAAAAAAATTCATAATTTTTTAAAAAAAAATTAA
- a CDS encoding ferritin: MFNEKIQTGLIKQLNRELKSSQLYLSMASWVEKKGFEGISQFLYDHSNEERMHMLKLIRYVNKRGGDVILDNNISYKKIIYNNISLKELFQELFEHEKEISKKINNLVDISLQEKDYFTYNFLQWYLEEQVEEEALTKMILDKIKLIGEDKVGLYLFDQDIKHFQKKHNK, translated from the coding sequence ATGTTTAATGAAAAAATACAAACAGGATTAATAAAACAATTAAATAGAGAATTAAAATCTTCTCAATTATATCTTTCTATGGCTTCTTGGGTAGAAAAAAAAGGTTTTGAAGGAATATCTCAATTTTTATATGATCATTCTAATGAAGAAAGAATGCATATGTTAAAATTAATAAGATATGTTAATAAAAGAGGGGGAGATGTTATTTTAGATAATAATATTTCTTATAAAAAAATAATATATAATAATATTTCTTTAAAAGAATTATTTCAAGAATTATTTGAACATGAAAAAGAAATTTCTAAAAAAATAAATAATTTAGTAGATATTTCTTTACAAGAAAAAGATTATTTTACATATAATTTTTTACAATGGTATTTAGAAGAACAAGTAGAAGAAGAAGCATTAACTAAAATGATTTTAGATAAAATTAAGTTAATAGGAGAAGATAAAGTTGGATTATATTTATTTGATCAAGATATAAAACATTTTCAAAAAAAACATAATAAATAA